Within the Glycine soja cultivar W05 chromosome 3, ASM419377v2, whole genome shotgun sequence genome, the region acataatattttaaaatagaccaatacaaaatattattcaacGAGATTTACTAtaacattctaaaacacaattACTTCTTATAAACTAATTTCTTGCAACCAGATTTGCTACAACCACATTTGTTGCAAACAGATTTGCtgaaacaaatgaacaaaatatgatccattaatattataaacatgatagaataaataaatatgaaaaaaaggtgaaacaaataacaatgtaCCTGAAAGTAATACTTTAAGAAGTTTCAACACTATGTAGTCCCAACACTTGGAGTCCTAATGCTCATAGAATTTGAAGCCAAACCAAACAACTCTAAAAAATTAAGTACAACCCTATTAGCACAAAAACTAATTGATATttgatacaaatataaaaaatgaaataagagaTTACACATCTGATTCAATCTTTTTTGCTTCATTTATTTCAACTTGCAAGTCATTAACATTTTGCTTAGTAGATCTAAGCCAATTTTGGATACAAATGAGAGCTTCAACAGTAGTAGGACTCAAAAAGAACTACTAAATGCAGATTCAAATTATACAGTAGATACAGGAATAACCAATATATCTCTAGTCGTacaggaaaaaatataatatttggaTGTTTTCAATTTCCACGAATTCAAAATGTCAAACTTAGCGTGATCATCTTCAACATCATCCTCCAAATCTAACTCATTTTTTTGCACCTCACATATGCATGAACTCTCCATTCAACGAAATATGTCGATTTCAAACCCTCATTGCTCTAGCTAAATATAAAATAGCCAAGTTATTAGCACTTGCATTATCCATTGCTACACAACAAACTTTTGAAATCCCTCTTTTAAACAATTCTCTAAGGTTATCCTTACGATTTCACCTTTGTggtaaaaaatcaaacaaaatttcaatttttttttatttaactccCACCCTTCATCAATGTAATGAGCTATCACACACatataattcatattttgaATTGGCGTCCAAGTATTTGTAGTTAGTGGAACCATTTGTTTATTTTCAGACAACACATGCTTCAACTTCTCCTTATCATTAAACACATGCATGCAATGTCTAGCAATAGTGACATGAGaaggaatttcaaatttagattgAGCATCTTCCATGAACTTCCTAAACCCTTCATTTTCAACAAAATTACTGGCAAGTTCATCAATAGTTATCATCTTTGCAAGTGTTATTAGAGTATGCTCTTGATTAAAATCAACAAGTTTCATACTAACTTTATTAGGGCCACTTTCACTATCACTTCCAAAAACAATTGTCTTTTGCTTTTTATCAACCTGCCTGTATGGGTTTTTCTTACATTGTTGGAACACATGTCTATTCAAGTTAGAGGTTTCATAGATATAACTAGATGCTGCATATGATGCATTACATTACTTACAATAAGTCGTACCATCTTCCTTCTTAATAAAATGTTCCTAAACATTAGAAGGGGTCTAgcaactcttttttttctccttacaTCTGGTTGTGCAGATTCAGGTTGTTGTCCTTGCCCTTGTTGTGGTGGAGTTTCATGTCCTTGTGGTTGTGAAAGAGCTTTTGTCCTTTGTTGTGGTGGACTTTCAATATGACATGGAGAGTGAGTGCTAATGGGTGGAATGGAATTAGAGATTAATCATTGACTACTTTTCTTCTCCAATTGTCTCATTTGCAAATTCTAAAGAACCTACCCACAATAAAATATTACACGgtttatttaattccaaaaggCTCATGCTAACCGCTAATGCCTAGATCCTCGAGGAAATCATTCTAAGAATCaaactcaaaataaataaaacatccaGATAAATCAATTctagagaataaaaaatatgctaTCGATTTTGAATCTAAGATCAAAAGGCTGCCGCTTAAGATAAAATAACTACatcttgatataaaaaatattggtaaGGATAAATATTCATATCAATGCaatatatttttccaaaaactaaatTAGGGTTCGTGTAAATTAGACAAAATAAGCAAATTTTATCTAGACATCGAACAGATCAACAAAAATGAATCTCAATAATCTAACTATAATAGTTACTTTGATACCACATagagttttaataatatttgtaaaaataagTGACGCGCACAACACATAATAAAAAGAGTTGTTAATTATGTTGGTTAGCGAAGAAAATTCGAGAGTTAGAAGTGGATGTAAAGAAGCATGAACTATGATTTGTTGTGAAGTGAAGAGATTGTTACTTGAGAAAATAAAGCAGCATAGCACCATAACACACCAGAGTGTGTGTTCTCCTTTCAGACAGAATTTGGATGATTTTTGTAACTATtcaaaaattaagttaaattcaatttttagtcctgtattagaaaaaaagagttttttgaTTTTATCCCAACATgagaaaatcttttaaaattaattcttgttatatataaagaaaaagtaggACAAttttatgagttattttttaacgaaagtatttttatataaaaaatcttcaactaatgtttttttttttggatttttcttatctctttctatccttttcatttttttaagtttaatttcaatctttttttaaaataatttatcaattgttaaaattaatcttatatcacaatataagttatttatcataaattttaattatataaaaaacatttatcacaACGTGTTCTTGACTTCTTGCGGTAACAAGATGAATTTATCCCCAACTTATTAAattgttactattttattaaaagtactAAAGGAAATAATCCATTATCACACCTTCgttgattgtcaatttatttttttagttttcaatatatatatatatataataaaattaatattttaattacggGTTCACGGATTAGTTCAACGGATCAACGAATCTATAAATTTAATTCTATGACCCAACTTgtatcaatcaatcaaatttgTTTGTGGGCTTGATTGAACCACCACACACACATGCATTTGTGATCCATGTATATATAAATCACAAAATTACTAACAAAAGATGAATTTGGACACATGACTTTACAAGGTTGACATCTTTATGTCATGAAAATGAACCAAAAGATGATATAAATGCTAAATGTGGTGGACACATGATTTTACATAATTGACATCTTCATgtcacttaaaaaacaaaagcacAGGTCCTTGTTACAACATTGCCAAAAATATTTGATTCCAAGTATCTGGAACTCCAGGCAAACACCAATGTATGCAATCTGCATTTAGTGGGTTAGCCCTTTCCTCCTCACTCAAAATTTTGCCCCCAGTTTCAGTGTAAACTGAGGAATGAGCATCAATCCTGTACTCTGAGATTTGcgttatgttgatgacattcaCAGGAACTTTCATTCTCTTCACCACTTTAGCCACCACACTCATCATGTCCTTGTTAGAGCCACTTCCCCAGTGATTCTTCTTCTTTACAGGCCTTGTCTCATTGAAACATTTGATACCATCCATGTGGCCCCAGTCTGCGCTCCTGAAAACATATGACATTTGAATTCTTAGAATCATAATaagattttatagttttaatgTTCACTAAACTTCAGGATTTATGTAACATGCTTTGAAAAGCTACTTGACATAAAAGTTGGTGTGTTTGGGGTGAGGTTTGCAAACTTCACtttagatgatatttttttttcgagAAGCCACTTTAGATGATATTGATTttgagttattattattttttgttaaaattgaatttcaaatgaaataatttttatttggaaaatttaTGAGTAGTGAGTGATTTTAGTCCACTCCAAAATGGGGTGGATAGAGAGGAGAAAAGGTAAAGAGAGAAAGTGATAAATGATGtgagagataaaaagaaaatgaggtgAAAATGAGATGGAAAAAGGAATTTtgatatgtaaatttttatactattcttaatttattatgGAATGCCAAAACTTGAAgtttgagagagaaagaaacaaactttgtgtgtgcaggGGACATGGTTGTGAAGAAGACCCGGGTTTTGTTTGGATCAATAGTTGAGTCAACCCAATTGGCCCACGTCCTCAAACCTAGTTTGTAAGCAACTGGTGTATCCAATTCTTCAAACCCTTCTTCTCCATTGGCAAATGAACCCCATCTGCAAGCAATTAATTAAGCTAAaggttaggcatcattttcctAATTTTAGTTAAAGATCAAATGTTGTCATAGACTGACATTGGTAAATGAAAATGATCAtgaaccaaaaatatgtttgattgagaCAATGATGATCCACCAAATATTTCTGTTTTTTAAGGAATGTTTGAAGTTTGATGATAGCTAAGTTCAAAGAGAACTTACAGTGCTTTTAATCTAAGACCACTCATCCACCATACATAGGTGTTGAAAACTAGTATATCCACTCCGGTCCAGTTTTTGGCACGCTCCGTGATTTGATCCACTTTTATTATTCTCTTCTTTGGGTCTCCTATGATACGAATGTCAGTGTTGGACTCCACTAGAAATGGGGCCCAATAGAACTCTATGGTAGCATTATATTCCTAAATGAAACATACATAATAAAAGAATTAGCCTTGGTTCTTTAGTGTCTTTGATATCTAACATATAGCATCTTCCAATAGTTCAATTCAAAGAAATTTCTAGGAGTCCTCTTTTGAGTTTATTTGGTAATTACATGATTCAAAACCAGAACTTATGCTATGaactacttaaaaaaattacatgatgTTACATAATGAACACTCTAAGAAAACTGTTACCCAAACCATTACATGTTTATGATCTCATTTAATATTTACATGACAAATGGTCAAATTGAGTTACATGTCATGTAGAGATTGAGAGGGACCATGATAATGGTGTACTATGTAATAATTTCTTTGCCATCTATTATTAGATCTTATTGTGTCATTACCTTAGCTTTGAAGACCGAATGAACACGCCCCCTTTTCATTGACTTTTTCTTTTCAGGTATGATACCTTGTACCATACAGACAAAAGATTCCCACTGATTTCTTTGCAGTGAATCCCCTACGAATAATAGCCTCTTTCCTTGAAGCTTTTTGAGTGCTAGCTCTGGATTAAACCTACCAAATATATTTAGTAAGTTCAAAATGTGACTTACATGAGTAACACACTTACATACACctcaatgagaaaaaaaaaaaaaagtagatgaATAAAACAAAATGTTGAAGTGTGACACTTACGGAGGCAAGGTGCAATCTT harbors:
- the LOC114406118 gene encoding protein trichome birefringence-like 3 codes for the protein MIPSGTMKPPRGKLPLPIIITTICVLLFIAVLYAERLSFLNSNSIFKSKTCPRKHNKSKSNDKKAEEVFANASWIDDRFDFDPEECNVANGKWVFNSSLKPLYSDTSCPYIDRQFSCVKNGRNDSDYLHWEWQPEDCTLPPFNPELALKKLQGKRLLFVGDSLQRNQWESFVCMVQGIIPEKKKSMKRGRVHSVFKAKEYNATIEFYWAPFLVESNTDIRIIGDPKKRIIKVDQITERAKNWTGVDILVFNTYVWWMSGLRLKALWGSFANGEEGFEELDTPVAYKLGLRTWANWVDSTIDPNKTRVFFTTMSPAHTKSADWGHMDGIKCFNETRPVKKKNHWGSGSNKDMMSVVAKVVKRMKVPVNVINITQISEYRIDAHSSVYTETGGKILSEEERANPLNADCIHWCLPGVPDTWNQIFLAML